The following are encoded together in the Rhizoctonia solani chromosome 10, complete sequence genome:
- a CDS encoding Retrotransposable element Tf2 protein, translating to MVDYLGFVISLAGFSMDQKKIKAVTSWPVPRTVKQVQAFLGFVNYLRCFIPNFSSVAHPLNNLTRKESSWSWGPSEEAAFQELKGLVTKGPVLIHSNLELPYYLGTDALGVEIAILSQRGPDNWLHPIAYVSKSFSGAKTNYDMHNKELLAILKALEEWQIFLEATDKLIQVFTDHRNLEYWMSARTFNWRHA from the coding sequence ATGGTTGACTACCTTGGTTTTGTCATTTCACTGGCTGgcttctcaatggaccagaagaagattaAGGCAGTTACATCCTGGCCAGTCCCTAGAACTgtcaaacaagtccaggccttcttaggatttgtaaACTACCTCAGATGTTTCATCCCAAACTTCAGCTCAGTGGCACACCCCCTAAACAACCTCACAAGAAAGGAATCTTCATGGTCATGGGGTCCATCAGAAGAAGCCGCATTCCAGGAATTAAAGGGTCTAGTCACCAAAGGGCCAGTACTCATTCACTCAAACCTAGAGCTGCCCTACTACCTAGGAACAGATGCATTGGGGGTGGAAATTGCTATTCTTAGCCAGAGAGGTCCAGACAACTGGTTACACCCAATTGCCTACGTATCTAAATCCTTCAGTGGTGCCAAAACAAATTATGACAtgcacaacaaggaactgctGGCAATCCTCAAAGCCCTAGAAGAATGGCAGATATTCCTAGAAGCCACAGATAAACTGATACAggtcttcacagatcatagGAATTTGGAGTATTGGATGAGTGCAAGAACCTTCAATTGGAGACATGCTTGA
- a CDS encoding Retrotransposable element Tf2 protein: MEKEKLQAIMDWPEPQNVKQVQSFLGFAHFYCCFVPNFSCLAHPLNNLTQKKQLWIWLEEQKAAFDAIKAEICKEPYEHCRIFLEGTEQPITVFTDHKNLEYWKSAGTFNRCHARWHLMLVSYNSVIAYQPGKQSQKPDALSRQPDHMDLEPTPQVVPDEPEIKQQLLSHFHDSPASGHQGQAQTLELISCHYYWPETKFQVNHYVESCEICQRSKGHAHSYALNPLSVPAGPWEDISYDFIVKFPKCKGYDSILVVVDRFSKMMPLIPCKETATAEDAAQMFLEHVWKLHGTPKCTVSDRGTTFNSKFLKVLYKSLQINPSFPTAYHPQSDGQTEIKNQWLEAYLRPFINHRQSDWVDWLPLAEFAHNNARSKATGKLPFKSVYGYSPVISPLLEPTGLPIADDKAKQLAETIQEVQASIKWAQERYKQADTGKPPPEFQPGDKAYCLALPETMKIHDVFHVSLLSAFKHNTEFDCTFTPLPPVITAEGEEEYEVDKFVDWTAEDRIWKHRVRWKGYTPHEDTWEPAKDLQHCKDKLCNFFAIYPDALAANNPISANMCNWGFLYWLDPKGKEGPDTLYEKQVYHWWHFIASHPGAFRDLAQWHCHGFATSPPTVSTPPSARELTQAMQNLILLNPADLPAYTSRPAPPVTPSARPDTPRPTEIHAPAPLPFPLFSSMPDTCWTPGYLSPVRETQWEPQSYLGWSNEEIQRNVETFEGSEGEELFSFEELLAIDYSEWMYAALCCCLRAF; this comes from the exons ATGGAGAAAGAAAAGCTGCAAGCAATCATGGATTGGCCTGAACCCCAAAATGTGAAACAGGtgcaatcattcctaggctttgcacACTTCTACTGTTGCTTTGTCCCCAACTTCTCTTGCTTAGCACACCCTCTGAATAACCTTACTCAGAAGAAGCAACTATGGATCTGGCTAGAAGAacagaaggctgcatttgacgCAATCAAGGCTGAGATTTGCAAGGAGCCT TATGAACACTGCagaatcttcctggaaggaactgagCAGCCTATCACTGTGTTCACTGATCACaagaatctggagtactggaaatcaGCTGGAACCTTCAACAGGTGTCATGCACGCTGGCATCTCATGCTGGTGTCCTACAACTCTGTCATTGCTTATCAACCTGGAAAACAGTCACAGAAACCTGACGCCCTGTCAAGACAACCAGATCACATGGACTTAGAACCAACTCCACAAGTTGTGCCAGATGAACCTGAGATCAAACAGCAGCTCTTATCTCACTTCCATGATTCCCCTGCTTCTGGTCACCAAGGCCAAGCACAAACTCTAGAGTTAATCAGTTgtcactactactggccagaaACAAAATTCCAAGTCAACCACTATGTGGAGTCTTGTGAAatctgccaaagaagcaagggCCATGCACACAGCTATGCTCTCAACCCGCTTTCTGTCCCTGCAggtccctgggaagacatctcatatgatttcattgtcaagtttccCAAGTGTAAGGGGTATGACAGCATTCTGGTGGTTGTAGACCGCTTCTCAAAGATGATGCCCCTGATTCCCTGCAAGGAAACTGCCACTGCTGAGGATGCAGCTCAGATGTTCCTGgagcatgtctggaagctacatggcaCTCCCAAGTGCACTGTGTCTGACAGAGGGACtacattcaactccaagttccTCAAGGTGCTCTACAAATCTCTGCAAATCAATCCTAGTTTCCCTACTGCTTATCACCCACAATCTGATGGACAAACTGAGATCAAAAACCAATGGCTAGAGGCTTACCTACGTCCCTTCATTAATCATAGACAGTCTGATTGGGTTGATTGGCTCCCActggctgaatttgctcataacaatgccagaagcaaagcaacaggcaaattgCCCTTCAAAAGTGTGTATGGCTATTCTCCTGTCATTTCACCACTCTTGGAACccactgggttgccaatTGCTGATGACAAAGCCAAGCAACTGGCTGAGACAATTCAGGAAGTAcaggcatcaatcaaatgggctcagGAGCGCTACAAACAGGCAGACACAGGGAAACCACCTCCTGAGTTTCAACCAGGAGACAAA GCTTATTGCTTGGCTCTCCCTGAGACcatgaagatccatgatgtgttccATGTCAGCTTGTTGTCTGCTTTCAAACACAAcacagagtttgattgcaCATTCACTCCTCTGCCACCTGTGATCACagcagaaggagaagaggagtatGAAGTAGACAAATTTGTAGACTGGACAGCAGAAGACAGAATCTGGAAGCACAGGGTcagatggaagggatacacACCCCATGaggacacatgggaaccagccaaGGATCTACAGCATTGCAAGGACAAGTTGTGCAACTTCTTTGCTATTTATCCAGATGCCCTGGCTGCCAACAACCCCATCTCTGCAAATATGTGCAAT TGGGGATTCCTCTATTGGCTTGATCCCAAAGGCAAAGAAGGACCAGATACACTGTATGAAAAGCAAGTATACCACTGGTGGCACTTCATTGCCTCCCATCCAGGTGCTTTCAGGGATCTGGCACAATGGCATTGCCATGGGTTTGCTACCTCACCCCCTACAGTCTCCACACCTCCATCAGCAAGAGAGCTGACCCAGGCAATGCAGAACCTCATTCTGCTTAACCCAGCGGACCTGCCAGCCTACACAAGCAGGCCAGCACCGCCAGTGACCCCTTCAGCACGCCCAGACACTCCCAGGCCAACAGAGATACATGCACCAGCACCCTTGCCCTTTCCCCTGTTCTCCAGCATGCCAGACACTTGCTGGACCCCAGGATACTTGTCTCCAGTGAGAGAAACACAATGGGAGCCTCAGAGCTACCTAGGATGGAGCAATGAGGAGATACAAAGGAATGTGGAAACATTTGAAGGAAGTGAGGGTGAGGAGCTGTTTAGCTTTGAGGAGTTACTTGCCATTGATTATTCTGAATGGATGTACGCAGCCCTTTGTTGCTGCCTAAGGGCCTTTTGA
- a CDS encoding Retrotransposon-derived protein PEG10: protein MLQDVTQAVDSAIQRLLTVPSSTDPHTPPRRVFTVIDNTPKAPSGSGSSGNKDFLVPIKDEPDPKGKRVKLESPEPPKTTPNTSWAIPHTQEHLDPNPEKPFIRPTPVDLPSTSQAATSSPLREGYLSAQTGEINEEKEARMLHNIAIITGRALSVPLQSTFRGLSQTPGPAQAKSKIPAPEKYDGKKGPAAKSSTLDCKTYFLSNASSFPSDHSQISFVLMNLKDGQPKKWGQIYLEKLLNGDDKPTLKSWNTCETAFMCNWSNPAAAQIAEQ from the coding sequence ATGTTACAGGATGTGACACAAGCAGTAGACAGCGCAATTCAGCGCCTTCTGACTGTCCCTAGCAGCACAGATCCACACACACCTCCCAGAAGAGTCTTCACAGTCATAGACAACACCCCCAAGGCCCCTTCTGGCTCAGGCAgctcaggcaacaaggacttctTAGTCCCTATCAAGGATGAGCCTGACCCAAAAGGAAAAAGGGTCAAACTGGAGTCACCAGAACCACCTAAAACAACCCCAAACACCTCCTGGGCAATCCCACACACCCAGGAACACCTTGACCCCAACCCAGAGAAGCCCTTCATCAGGCCAACACCTGTAGATCTCCCAAGCACATCtcaagcagcaacaagtaGCCCCCTAAGGGAAGGATATCTATCAgcacaaacaggagaaataaatgaagaaaaggaggcaagaaTGCTACACAACATTGCCATCATCACAGGCAGAGCCTTATCTGTCCCACTCCAGAGCACCTTCAGGGGACTGTCCCAAACTCCTGGCCCTGCTCAAGCAAAATCAAAAatccctgctcctgagaagtatgatggcaagaagggcCCTGCAGCCAAATCATCTACcctggattgcaaaacctactTCCTTAGCAATGCTTCCTCATTTCCTTCTGATCACAGTCAAATCTCCTTTGTCCTCATGAACCTAAAGGAtggacaacccaagaagtGGGGACAGATCTATTTAGAGAAGCTGCTAAATGGGGATGATAAGCCAACCCTGAAATCCTGGAATACATGTGAAACAGCATTCATGTGCAACTGGAGcaatccagcagcagcacaaaTTGCAGAACAATAG
- a CDS encoding Retrotransposable element Tf2 protein: MSIEPLFCAALQTNISPLLTIDIEGITDTQTALIDSGSSANFIDPQFACSHNIPLIELHSPALSLALMASKQFSTISYALPLGNRSLSLRTPWLKLANPDIDWTTMKVSLCLATEAQAGSINPEPQNLPVELQEFQKVFSEEIFTTLPEHCPYDSAIDLEEDKQPPYGPIYSMTPAERESLKEHIDSELGCHNQE, encoded by the exons ATGTCTATAGAACCCTTGTTTTGTGCAGCCCTGCAGACCAATATATCACCACTGCTCACTATAGACATAGAGGGAATCACAGACACTCAAACAGCCctaattgattctggttctTCTGCTAACTTCATCGATCCCCAATTTGCCTGTTCCCACAACATTCCACTCATTGAATTGCACTCCCCTGCTCTGTCATTGGCATTAATGGCAAGCAA GCAATTCTCCACCATTTCCTATGCTCTTccccttggaaacagaaGCCTTAGTCTTAGAACCCCCTGGCTCAAATTGGCTAATCCAGACATTGATTGGACCACCATGAAAGTTTCACTCTGCCTAGCTACAGAAGCTCAAGCTGGTAGCATCAACCCTGAGCCTCAGAATCTCCCTGTTGAACTCCAGGAGTTCCAAAAAGTGTTCAGTGAAGAGATCTTTACCACACTGCCAGAACATTGCCCATATGACAGTGCTATTGACCTGGAAGAAGACAAACAGCCTCCCTATGGCCCTATCTATTCAATGACCCCTGCAGAAAGAGAATCACTCAAGGAACACATTGACTCAGAACTTggatgtcacaaccaagagtga
- a CDS encoding Retrotransposable element Tf2 protein yields the protein MIPESHFEAFSAHIDLSLLDQIKEATQEDPSLDTILLAVSDPKSMPHSIAQKFKDYTIQKGLLLYQGRVVVPDEPEIKRQLLTHFHDSPASGHQGQAQTLELISRHYYWQAMKFQVNCYVESCEICQRSKGHAHSYALNPLSVPAGPWEDISYDFIVKFPKCKGYDSILVVVDRFSKMMPLIPCKETATAEDVAQMFLEHVWKLHGTPKCTVSDRGTTFNSKFLKVLYKSLQITPSFSTAYHPQSDGQTEIKNQWLEAYLCPFIDHRQSDWVDWLPLAEFAHNNARSKATGRLPFKIVYGRSPVISPLLEPTGSPIADNRAKQLAETIQEVQASIKWAQERYKQADTGKPPPEFQPGDKVWLLPSNITLQRPNKKLDQKYLLSAFKQDTEFDCKFTPPPPVITAEGEEEYEVDKFVDWAAEDRIWKYRVRWKGYAPHEDTWEPAKDLQHCKDLRNFFANYPDALAANNAITANARRVKRGKIVKQLSNMPIFSSINALAYNPCLNIDCYIMNGPEEMRAHLDSSANIIHALMSASSCNKWGFLHWLDPRGEEGPDTLYGKQVYHWWHFIASHPGAFRDLAQWHCHGFAAPPPTVSTPPSARELTQAMQNLILLYPADPPAYTRRPAPPVTPPAHPDTPRPTEVHVPAPLPFPLFSSTPDTCWAPGYLSPVRETQWEPQSYLGWSNEEIRRNVETFEGSENEELFSFEELLAIDCSEWMYAALCHCLRAFEGGQCHEPHLLT from the exons ATGATTCCAGAATCTCATTTTGAGGCAttttcagcacacatagatTTGTCCTTGTtggatcaaatcaaggaagctacCCAGGAAGACCCTAGTCTTGACACAATCTTGCTAGCTGTATCAGATCCTAAATCCATGCCCCACAGCATTGCACAAAAGTTCAAGGACTATACAATTCAGAAGGGTCTACTTCTGTATCAAGGAAGAGTAGTTGTGCCAGATGAACCTGAGATCAAACGGCAGCTCTTAACTCACTTCCATGATTCTCCTGCTTCTGGTCACCAAGGCCAAGCACAAACTCTAGAGTTAATCAGTCGTCACTACTACTGGCAAGCAATGAAATTCCAAGTCAATTGCTATGTGGAGTCTTGTGAAatctgccaaagaagcaagggCCATGCACACAGCTATGCTCTCAACCCGCTTTCTGTCCCTGCAggtccctgggaagacatctcatatgatttcattgtcaagtttccCAAGTGTAAGGGGTATGACAGCATTCTGGTGGTTGTAGACCGCTTCTCAAAGATGATGCCCCTGATTCCCTGCAAGGAAACTGCCACTGCTGAGGATGTAGCTCAGATGTTCCTGgagcatgtctggaagctacatggcaCTCCCAAGTGCACTGTGTCTGACAGAGGAACtacattcaactccaagttccTCAAGGTGCTCTACAAATCTCTGCAAATCACTCCTAGTTTCTCTACTGCTTACCACCCACAATCTGATGGACAAACTGAGATCAAAAACCAATGGCTAGAGGCTTACCTATGTCCCTTCATTGATCATAGACAGTCTGATTGGGTTGATTGGCTCCCActggctgaatttgctcaCAACAACGCCAGAAGCAAAGCAACAGGCAGATTGCCCTTTAAGATTGTGTATGGACGTTCTCCTGTCATTTCACCACTCCTGGAACCCACTGGATCGCCTATTGCTGACAACAGAGCCAAGCAACTGGCTGAGACAATTCAGGAAGTAcaggcatcaatcaaatgggctcagGAGCGCTACAAACAGGCAGACACAGGGAAACCACCTCCTGAGTTTCAACCAGGAGATAAAGTTTGGCTTCTGCCTTCCAATATCACGTTGCAGCGTCCCAACAAAAAGCTAGACCAAAAATA CTTATTGTCTGCTTTCAAACAAGAcacagagtttgattgcaAATTTACCCCTCCGCCGCCTGTGATCACagcagaaggagaagaagagtatgaagtagacaaatttgtagattgggcagcagaagacagaatctggaagtacagggtcagatggaagggatatgcgCCCCATGaggacacatgggaaccagccaaGGATCTACAGCATTGCAAGGACTTGCgcaacttctttgccaattacCCGGATGCTCTGGCGGCCAACAACGCCATCACTGCAAATGCACGCAGAGTTAAAAGAGGGAAGATAGTCAAGCAACTCAGCAA CATGCCCATCTTCAGCTCCATCAACGCCTTGGCTtacaacccttgcctcaacatTGATTGCTACATCATGAACGGCCCAGAGGAGATGAGAGCACACCTAGACAGCTCTGCCAACATAATTCATGCTCTGATGAGCGCCAGCAGTTGCAACAAG TGGGGATTCCTCCATTGGCTTGACCCCAGGGGAGAAGAAGGACCAGATACACTGTATGGAAAACAAGTATACCACTGGTGGCACTTCATTGCCTCCCATCCAGGTGCTTTCAGGGATCTGGCACAATGGCATTGTCATGGGTTTGCTGCCCCACCCCCTACAGTCTCCACACCTCCATCTGCAAGAGAGCTAACTCAGGCAATGCAGAACCTCATTCTGCTTTACCCAGCGGACCCGCCAGCCTACACAAGGAGGCCAGCACCGCCAGTGACCCCTCCAGCACACCCAGACACCCCCAGACCCACAGAGGTGCATGTACCAGCACCTTTGCCCTTCCCCCTGTTCTCCAGCACGCCAGACACTTGCTGGGCCCCAGGATACTTGTCCCCAGTGAGAGAAACACAATGGGAGCCTCAGAGCTACCTAGGATGGAGCAATGAGGAGATAAGAAGGAATGTGGAAACATTTGAAGGCAGTGAGAATGAGGAGCTGTTTAGTTTTGAGGAGTTACTAGCTATTGATTGTTCTGAATGGATGTACGCAGCCCTTTGTCACTGCCTAAGGGCTTTtgagggggggcaatgtcatgagcctcacctcctgacatga
- a CDS encoding Retrotransposable element Tf2 protein codes for MQFGFSNAMAVFMRFMNNIFCDLLDISVVVYLDDIPILSNSREEYMEHVKKVLSCLLKHNLFCNPAKCYFFVTEVTYIGLVITPEGISMEKDKVQAIMDWPEPQNVKHVQSFLGFANFYRCFVPNFSCLARPLNNLTQKKQLWIWLEEQKAAFDAIKAEICKEPVLAHPDESKPYTLEIDASGAAMGAVLSQRKKDGCLHPVAFMSASFSPAELNYDTHDKELLAIIWAFKHWKIFLEGTE; via the coding sequence ATGCAATTTGGTTTTAGCAATGCCATGGCCGTGTTTAtgcgcttcatgaacaacatatTCTGTGATTTACTTGACATCTCTGTGGTTGTgtacttggatgacatcccAATTTTATCAAACTCAAGAGAAGAATACATGGAACATGTCAAGAAAGTCTTATCTTGCTTGCTGAAGCATAATCTATtctgcaaccctgccaaatgctacttctttgtcaCAGAAGTCACCTACATTGGTCTTGTGATTACTCCTGAGGGCATCTCCATGGAAAAGGACAAGGTGCAAGCAATCATGGATTGGCCTGAACCCCAAAATGTGAAACACGtgcaatcattcctaggctttgcaaACTTCTACCGTTGCTTTGTTCCCAACTTCTCTTGCTTAGCACGCCCTCTGAATAACCTTACTCAGAAGAAGCAACTATGGATCTGGCTAGAAGAacagaaggctgcatttgacgCAATCAAGGCTGAGATTTGCAAGGAGCCTGTTCTAGCTCACCCTGATGAATCTAAGCCTTACACCTTGGAAATAGACGCTTCTGGAGCAGCCATGGGCGCTGTACTATCTCAGAGAAAGAAAGATGGTTGTCTACATCCTGTTGCATTCATGTCAGCCAGCTTTTCACCTGCTGAGCtgaactatgacacacatgaTAAGGAGCTACTTGCCATCATTTGGGCATTCAAGCACTGGAaaatcttcctggaaggaactgagtag
- a CDS encoding Retrotransposable element Tf2 protein, whose protein sequence is MSIEPMFCAALQTNISPLLTIDREGITDTQTALIDSGSSANFIDPQFARSHNIPLIELDSPCSVIGINGKQVRDPIRFKAQLVFSSQNRQFSAIFYVLPLGNRNLLLGTPWLKLANPDIDWTTMKVSLCLATEAQAGSINPEPQNLPVELQEFQKVFSEEIFTTLPEHCPYDSAIDLEEDKQPPYGPIYSMTPAEREALEEHIDSELAAGKIVPTTSPAEAPVMSVKRADGRLCLVVDYCQLNAITIKDRYALPRQDKLIEKLCHAKIFTSWI, encoded by the coding sequence ATGTCTATAGAACCTATGTTTTGTGCAGCCCTGCAGACCAATATATCACCACTGCTCACTATAGACAGAGAAGGAATCACAGACACTCAAACCGCTctaattgattctggttctTCTGCTAACTTCATTGATCCCCAATTTGCCCGTTCCCACAACATTCCACTCATTGAATTGGACTCCCCATGCTCTGTCATTGGCATTAATGGCAAACAAGTCCGTGACCCTATCCGCTTCAAGGCCCAGTTAGTCTTTAGCTCTCAAAACAGGCAATTTTCCGCCATCTTCTATGTTCTTCCTCTTGGAAACAGAAACCTTCTCCTTGGAACCCCATGGCTCAAATTGGCTAATCCAGACATTGATTGGACCACCATGAAAGTTTCACTCTGCCTAGCTACAGAAGCTCAAGCTGGTAGCATCAACCCTGAGCCTCAGAATCTCCCTGTTGAACTCCAGGAGTTCCAAAAAGTGTTCAGTGAAGAGATCTTTACCACACTGCCAGAACATTGCCCATATGACAGTGCTATTGACCTGGAAGAAGACAAACAGCCTCCCTATGGCCCTATCTATTCTATGACCCCTGCAGAAAGAGAAGCACTTGAGGAACACATTGACTCAGAACTGGCAGCTGGAAAGATTGTGCCAACCACCTCACCAGCAGAAGCTCCTGTGATGTCTGTGAAAAGGGCTGATGGCAGGCTTTGCTTAGTGGTGGACTATTGCCAGCTTaatgccatcacaatcaaggacagaTATGCACTACCCAGACAGGACAAGCTAATTGAGAAACTATGCCATGCTAAGATCTTCACAAGCTGGATTTGA
- a CDS encoding Retrotransposon-derived protein PEG10: MADASSCKLSMASLASRQASPLITPATLEGPSNTPISCTRVKLRPEFLWQQEDATKLNHLHRYLIGNNASSRSQPPALHRLLEKNTGHLISHLDAWKQTMLQDVIQAVDSAIQRLLTAPSSTDPHTPPRIVFTVIDNTPKAPSGSGSSGNKDFLVPIKDEPDPKGKRVKLESPESPKTTTNTSWAIPHTQEHLDPNPEKPFIRPTPVDLPSTSQAATSNPLSKGYLSAQPGETDEEKEARMLHNIATIMGRALSVPLQSTFRGLSQTPGPASVKSKIPAPEKYDGKKGPAAKSSTLDCKTYFLSNASSFPSDHKKLLNGDDKPTLKSWNTFEAAFLRNWSNPAAAQIAEQCLCKLKQLISASDYATEFRIIASKLEWSDPALIASFRQGLKAEVRSKLIEYTLHKNITALDKFISTACLIDDTLFEARKKLRKDSNSSTSSP, translated from the exons ATGGCAGACGCTAGTTCATGCAAATTGTCAATGGCCTCACTTGCATCAAGGCAGGCATCCCCTCTTATCACCCCAGCCACACTAGAAGGACCTTCCAACACGCCTATAAGTTGCACAAGGGTCAAACTCCGTCCAGAATTCCTCTGGCAGCAAGAGGATGCTACAAAACTCAATCACCTTCACAGATATCTCATAGGCAACAATGCCAGCAGCAGATCTCAGCCCCCAGCGCTCCACAGACTACTGGAGAAGAACACAGGCCATCTTATCAGCCATCTAGatgcttggaaacaaaccATGTTGCAGGATGTGATACAAGCAGTAGACAGCGCAATTCAGCGTCTTCTGACTGCCCCCAGCAGCACAGATCCACACACACCTCCCAGAATAGTCTTCACAGTCATAGACAACACCCCCAAGGCCCCCTCTGGCTCAGGCAgctcaggcaacaaggacttctTAGTCCCTATCAAGGATGAGCCTGACCCAAAGGGAAAAAGGGTCAAATTGGAGTCACCAGAATCACCTAAAACAACCACAAACACCTCCTGGGCAATCCCACACACCCAGGAACACCTTGACCCCAACCCAGAGAAGCCCTTCATCAGACCAACGCCTGTAGATCTCCCAAGCACATCtcaagcagcaacaagtaaTCCCCTAAGCAAAGGATATCTATCAGCGCAACCAGGAGAAAcagatgaagaaaaggaggcaagaaTGCTACACAACATTGCCACCATCATGGGCAGAGCCTTATCTGTCCCACTCCAGAGCACCTTCAGGGGACTGTCCCAAACTCCTGGCCCAGCCTCAGTGAAATCCAAAatccctgctcctgagaagtatgatggcaagaagggcCCTGCAGCCAAATCATCTACCCTGGATTGCAAAACATACTTCCTCAGCAATGCTTCCTCCTTCCCTTCTGATCACA AGAAGCTGCTGAATGGGGATGACAAGCCAACCCTGAAATCCTGGAATACCTTTGAAGCAGCATTCTTGCGCAACTGGAGcaatccagcagcagcacaaaTTGCAGAACAATGCCTGTGCAAGCTCAAGCAGCTGATATCAGCTAGTGATTATGCCACAGAGTTTAGGATCATAGCCAGCAAACTAGAATGGTCAGACCCCGCGctcattgcctccttccGCCAGGGGCTCAAGGCAGAAGTCAGAAGCAAGCTAATTGAGTACACCCTGCACAAGAATATCACTGCACTGGACAAGTTTATCTCTACTGCCTGTCTAATTGATGACACACTGTTTGAAGCGCGCAAGAAGCTAAGAAAAgatagcaacagcagcaccagCTCACCATAA